The segment TTACACTGCTGATCTTAATAAATCAATCCTCATCTTCCTCGAAGTACCTTCGTACAAGCAGCCCAAGACTTGAAACAAGCAGCACCACCAGAAAGATCGCAATAACCATTCCTTCCAGAGTGAAGTCCTGCCATGAATGTACCGATACCCACATACCGCTGCGGGTAACGAATGTTGCGAATATGACCAGAATGAAGGAAGTCACTGCAAGCATCGGTGCGAGGAACCTGTATTCCCCATGTCGGACCCTTGTCTGGGCATGAAGGTAAGCGGTGGCAGTGATCCAGGGGATCAGTGATGATGTCTCAACAGGGTCCCATGTCCAGTACCAGGCACCCCATCCAAGGACCTCGTATGCCCAGAAACCGCCAAGACCGATGCCTGCTGTGAGGAACAACCATGCCATCCTCATCCAGTCCCTGGATATCTTTATCCATTTCTCATCATCGATGAGAAGGGTTGCAAGAGCAGCTGCGAATGGAATTGTGAAAGCTGCATAACCAAGGAACAGTACCGGAGGATGGACTGCCATCCACGGGTTCCTCAGGAGAGGATTCATACCCTGTCCATCCGTAAGCGGATATGCTGATACGAACGGGTTCCAGTTGGAGATCTCCACG is part of the Methanococcoides methylutens MM1 genome and harbors:
- the ccsA gene encoding cytochrome c biogenesis protein CcsA; this translates as MNFGMILIWIAFILGAASAAYSIIHLRTNSTSAGSLSRKLEFGSAGAITLAILLLTYYLLTVSASYVYVYMHSSVDLEFVYRLSALWAGQEGSFLLWTWFTLLMLLAMQYTGHTKELFDSRVMNITRAICLLIVTVFLMLLVLKNPFSMYYGDIGSYVEISNWNPFVSAYPLTDGQGMNPLLRNPWMAVHPPVLFLGYAAFTIPFAAALATLLIDDEKWIKISRDWMRMAWLFLTAGIGLGGFWAYEVLGWGAWYWTWDPVETSSLIPWITATAYLHAQTRVRHGEYRFLAPMLAVTSFILVIFATFVTRSGMWVSVHSWQDFTLEGMVIAIFLVVLLVSSLGLLVRRYFEEDED